In Perca fluviatilis chromosome 11, GENO_Pfluv_1.0, whole genome shotgun sequence, the following proteins share a genomic window:
- the LOC120568517 gene encoding uncharacterized protein LOC120568517, whose translation MNSIKQKSTEEHVAEDRNINLTCTYEGTIYNIQWYRQYQRSRPEFLLYITEGGLIQPISSDFSAHIDKSKKSVKLEIISAKVSDSAVLLPHEITELSLHLGVSCEELTPIEKEENSLGGSSVTLSYRYSKQAGYTDYFFWYRQYPGKPPEFIIFHLGSQNETNSGLSVSASEDKTKMDLQISSAAVTDSALYYCAVRPTVTANPQSLYKNTS comes from the exons ATGAACAGCATAAAGCAAAAAAGTACTGAAGAACATGTTGCAGAGGACAGAAACATCAACCTGACCTGTACATATGAGGGTACTATCTACAATATCCAGTGGTACCGACAATACCAGAGATCCAGACCAGAGTTCCTGCTCTACATCACAGAGGGAGGGTTGATTCAACCAATTAGCTCTGATTTCTCAGCTCACATTGACAAGTCAAAGAAAAGTGTTAAACTGGAGATCATCTCAGCTAaggtgtctgactctgctgt TCTTTTACCACATGAAATAACAGAGCTGTCTCTTCATTTAGGAGTCAGCTGTGAAGAACTCACTCCaatagagaaagaagagaacagtttaggaggcagctctgttactctgtcctacagatactcCAAACAAGCAGGATATACtgattatttcttctggtatcgacaatatccaggaaaaccaccagagttCATCATCTTTCATTTGGGAtcgcaaaatgaaacaaactctGGACTGTCTGTTTCAGCGAGTGAGGATAAAACCAAAATGGATCTTCagatctcctctgctgcagtgacagactctgctctgtactactgtgctgtgaggcccacagtgacagcaaacccacagtctctgtacaaaaacacaagctGA